A region from the Candidatus Peregrinibacteria bacterium genome encodes:
- a CDS encoding VanW family protein: MSVFAADEIPILWKQNLTLKHEYRSYKLDLNKYADQFFIKRKNTQVLTDPLHQNTFCTNDSKESPEEKWELNIEELKKFLREDVAPKIQSTPTNVTISRDEKGNIIFDGYATFGEELDIDVSTEMIQKAILSGIDKVTLFVKKTDPEITVNDEELRSQGIQNLISVGWSDFSRSPVNRIHNIGVGASKINGVLVPKGEIFSFDRFLGNVDESTGYKKELVIVGPQTIPEYGGGLCQVSTTTCRGAMIAGFPIVQRKNHSYQVTYYSPVGSDCTIYPPSVDFKFLNDTNGAVLIQTRKEKNELFFHYYGTRDARKVAILGPYTKKPVAVPPPKYTTSSNVPPGETEKLSGEHPGIDATWFRQVTYPPKETSENTKGDRLIVTMANKISPELALKMTQENIFWQTFFSHYEARGLWVVTGAEKQPESPAPEVVPDGNWL, from the coding sequence ATGAGTGTATTTGCAGCAGATGAAATCCCAATTCTCTGGAAACAGAATTTGACTCTAAAGCATGAATACAGATCCTACAAGCTCGACCTCAATAAATATGCTGACCAATTTTTTATCAAGAGGAAAAATACTCAGGTTTTAACTGATCCTCTTCACCAGAATACATTTTGTACCAATGACTCCAAAGAATCTCCTGAGGAAAAATGGGAACTCAATATTGAGGAATTGAAAAAATTTCTCCGCGAGGATGTTGCTCCCAAAATACAGAGTACGCCGACGAATGTGACCATTTCCCGTGACGAAAAAGGAAATATTATTTTTGATGGATACGCTACATTTGGGGAAGAACTTGATATTGATGTCAGCACAGAGATGATCCAAAAAGCAATTCTGAGTGGAATTGATAAGGTAACTCTTTTCGTAAAAAAGACTGATCCAGAAATCACAGTGAATGATGAAGAACTCAGATCTCAGGGAATTCAAAATCTCATTTCTGTAGGATGGAGCGACTTTTCGCGATCTCCTGTAAATCGAATCCACAATATTGGGGTGGGAGCGAGTAAAATCAACGGCGTTCTCGTGCCAAAGGGGGAAATTTTTTCTTTTGATCGTTTTCTGGGGAACGTGGACGAGAGCACTGGGTATAAAAAGGAACTTGTTATTGTAGGACCACAAACTATTCCCGAGTATGGTGGAGGACTCTGCCAAGTTTCCACCACCACGTGCCGAGGAGCGATGATTGCGGGATTTCCTATCGTTCAGCGAAAAAATCATTCGTATCAAGTTACATACTATTCTCCGGTTGGAAGCGACTGCACTATTTATCCGCCTTCAGTAGATTTTAAATTTCTCAATGACACAAATGGAGCAGTTTTAATTCAAACGCGTAAGGAAAAAAATGAACTTTTCTTTCACTACTATGGCACCCGAGATGCGAGAAAGGTTGCCATTTTAGGACCATATACAAAAAAACCAGTGGCAGTTCCGCCTCCAAAATACACCACCTCTTCGAATGTTCCTCCCGGAGAGACAGAAAAACTCTCTGGAGAACATCCGGGAATAGATGCAACGTGGTTTCGGCAAGTGACGTATCCTCCGAAGGAAACAAGCGAGAACACCAAAGGAGATCGACTTATTGTTACCATGGCGAACAAAATATCTCCTGAACTTGCTCTCAAAATGACTCAGGAAAATATTTTCTGGCAGACATTTTTTTCCCATTACGAAGCTCGCGGACTCTGGGTGGTAACTGGAGCAGAAAAACAACCGGAATCTCCTGCTCCAGAAGTTGTTCCTGATGGGAACTGGCTATAA